In a single window of the Leptospira barantonii genome:
- a CDS encoding deoxyguanosinetriphosphate triphosphohydrolase: MYYSRNDLIQKEKEALAPYAISSTNNGGRIYEEEEHSYRLPFQRDRDRVLHSSAFKRLQYKTQVFIFSVGENYRNRMTHTLEVAGLSRTIASALGLNSHLSETIALAHDLGHTPFGHAGQEILSGLMKEHGGFEHNKQSLRIVTSIEKKYPNFPGLNLCRETLKGLMKHGTDYDPSLMLLERKESGPSLEGMIADLSDEIAYTSHDIEDGWEMGYLHLGDLSENRFWKEVYEECKTQYKDAGEKILIRTAIRTLTNSMVSDLIRNISIELERNKVDSTQDLTDLWKRNIRIASFSDEVNSKFRELKSFLYEKLYRHEDLVRMSDYGKKVIESLFDYFLKHPEKIPDTYKERIEEESLHRVISDYVAGMTDRYAEKIYQSLP; the protein is encoded by the coding sequence GTGTACTATTCCAGAAACGACTTGATCCAAAAAGAAAAAGAAGCGCTCGCTCCTTACGCGATTTCCAGCACGAATAACGGAGGAAGAATCTACGAAGAAGAAGAACATTCTTACAGACTTCCGTTTCAAAGAGATCGGGATCGGGTGCTTCATTCCAGCGCATTCAAACGTCTTCAGTATAAAACGCAGGTTTTTATTTTTTCCGTTGGGGAAAATTATAGAAATCGAATGACTCATACGCTCGAGGTCGCGGGTCTTTCGAGAACGATCGCGAGCGCGCTCGGACTCAATTCTCACCTATCCGAAACCATCGCTCTGGCGCACGATCTGGGTCATACTCCATTCGGTCACGCCGGTCAAGAAATTCTTTCCGGTTTGATGAAGGAACACGGCGGTTTCGAACACAACAAACAATCCCTAAGAATCGTAACCTCGATCGAAAAAAAATATCCGAACTTTCCGGGACTCAATCTTTGTAGAGAAACCCTCAAAGGTCTGATGAAACACGGAACGGATTATGATCCTTCTTTGATGCTTTTGGAAAGAAAAGAAAGCGGACCTTCTTTGGAAGGAATGATCGCGGATCTTTCGGACGAGATCGCTTATACGAGCCACGATATCGAGGACGGATGGGAGATGGGTTATCTTCATTTAGGGGATTTATCCGAAAATCGTTTTTGGAAAGAAGTTTATGAAGAATGTAAAACCCAGTACAAGGACGCGGGTGAAAAGATATTGATTCGTACCGCGATTCGGACCTTGACGAATTCCATGGTTTCCGATTTGATCCGAAACATCTCCATAGAACTTGAAAGAAACAAAGTCGATTCCACCCAGGACTTAACCGATCTTTGGAAACGAAATATCCGAATCGCTTCTTTTTCGGACGAGGTCAATTCCAAGTTTAGGGAATTGAAATCCTTTTTGTACGAGAAGTTATACCGTCACGAGGATTTGGTTCGTATGAGCGATTACGGAAAGAAGGTGATCGAATCCTTATTCGATTATTTTTTAAAACATCCCGAAAAAATTCCGGACACGTATAAGGAGAGAATCGAAGAGGAATCTTTGCATCGAGTGATCAGCGACTACGTCGCGGGGATGACGGATCGATACGCGGAAAAGATCTATCAATCTCTTCCGTAA
- a CDS encoding LA_2272/LA_2273 family lipoprotein → MKNKTKLLNLAFFLSAWILASNCGFAVTPRITTRIPPKTETEVLRFNLLYGELKNLAGFNVGIVNIVEESMIGGQVGIVNFSDQKTFGAQIAIVNAAKNKGAGIQAGIVNYVKGDSKGLQAGIVNIGEQREGFDVTIGAGNFFTKGLMIGAVNFDSKGVNVGILNEDAGGFNFGALNIRGSGVNIGVLNGGTGVHIGIINASGENETDEPTMQFGLLNFCGKGTFPVMIGFNYCK, encoded by the coding sequence ATGAAAAATAAAACCAAGCTCCTCAACCTTGCATTCTTTCTTTCCGCGTGGATCCTTGCGTCTAACTGCGGTTTTGCGGTAACCCCTCGCATCACGACCAGGATTCCTCCCAAAACGGAAACCGAAGTTTTACGATTCAATCTTCTGTATGGAGAACTCAAAAACCTCGCGGGCTTCAACGTCGGAATCGTGAACATCGTGGAAGAAAGTATGATCGGCGGTCAGGTCGGAATCGTAAACTTCTCGGATCAAAAAACATTCGGGGCTCAGATCGCAATCGTAAACGCGGCGAAAAACAAAGGCGCCGGAATCCAAGCGGGAATCGTAAATTATGTGAAGGGTGATTCGAAGGGATTACAAGCCGGGATCGTCAATATCGGCGAACAAAGAGAAGGTTTCGACGTTACGATCGGGGCAGGAAACTTCTTTACCAAAGGTTTGATGATCGGAGCCGTGAACTTCGATTCCAAAGGAGTCAATGTCGGGATCTTAAACGAAGACGCGGGAGGCTTCAACTTCGGCGCTCTGAACATTCGAGGCTCCGGAGTCAACATCGGAGTCTTAAATGGAGGCACCGGGGTTCATATCGGAATCATAAACGCTTCCGGAGAAAACGAAACCGACGAACCCACGATGCAATTCGGACTTCTCAACTTTTGCGGAAAAGGAACCTTTCCTGTAATGATCGGATTCAACTATTGTAAATGA
- a CDS encoding J domain-containing protein translates to MLERALEFLGLEPGFDESELKNRFYFLSKKYHPDTGEFSSDSLFKELIEYRDVLHSYLEQKTFKKQNISSEAKGSHKNDYTIYKQAREIYDSSIHEYYKLTDGNPIFLKGEENPALRKLRHSLEISKSGFENLISSYPESIWLADAKDTLAKIEVWFKEP, encoded by the coding sequence CTGTTAGAAAGAGCCCTGGAGTTTCTAGGTTTAGAACCGGGGTTCGACGAGTCTGAACTGAAAAACCGTTTTTACTTTCTTTCCAAAAAATATCATCCCGATACGGGAGAATTCTCAAGCGATTCCCTTTTCAAAGAATTGATCGAATACAGGGACGTTCTACATTCTTACCTAGAACAAAAGACATTCAAAAAACAGAATATATCTTCCGAAGCGAAAGGTTCGCATAAGAACGATTATACGATCTACAAACAGGCTCGAGAAATCTACGATTCATCGATCCACGAATATTACAAACTGACGGACGGAAATCCGATCTTTTTAAAGGGCGAGGAGAATCCGGCTCTTCGTAAACTCAGACATTCTTTGGAAATTTCTAAATCCGGTTTCGAGAATCTGATTTCTTCTTATCCGGAAAGTATCTGGCTCGCGGATGCGAAGGACACTCTCGCAAAGATAGAGGTTTGGTTTAAGGAACCTTAA
- a CDS encoding HNH endonuclease: MDILAQPVLVLNAGYVPIGIRSVKDALILIILEKAQLIKDDKNFLIRSEKLRFTAPRIILLRDYYRVPPRRDRVSRENIFQRDNYHCVYCGKKFPGSKLTLDHVIPRSRWEHVPKKERPKEFNSWENLVAACKHCNTRKGNKLLAELKWNLPEENRVTPKLRFPLFSISDQQAEKFGWREYISF; this comes from the coding sequence ATGGACATTCTTGCGCAGCCGGTGCTTGTGCTGAATGCCGGTTACGTCCCCATCGGGATCCGGTCGGTCAAAGACGCCCTTATCCTGATCATTCTTGAAAAAGCGCAACTCATCAAGGATGATAAAAACTTTTTAATCCGCTCCGAAAAACTCAGATTCACAGCACCCAGGATCATTCTTCTTAGGGATTACTATAGGGTTCCGCCAAGAAGGGATCGTGTTTCGAGGGAGAATATTTTCCAACGAGACAACTACCACTGCGTCTATTGCGGAAAGAAATTTCCGGGATCAAAACTCACATTGGATCACGTAATTCCGAGAAGTCGTTGGGAACACGTTCCCAAAAAAGAAAGACCGAAGGAATTCAATTCCTGGGAAAATCTTGTCGCGGCCTGCAAACACTGCAATACGAGAAAGGGAAACAAACTTCTCGCCGAATTGAAGTGGAACTTGCCGGAAGAAAATCGGGTGACACCCAAGCTACGCTTTCCACTCTTCTCAATATCGGATCAGCAGGCGGAGAAGTTCGGCTGGCGGGAGTATATTTCTTTTTGA
- a CDS encoding DedA family protein: MEFLNILVNIFSEYGYVAVFLVLILCGFGLPVPEDISLVSGGVIAGFGKADPHFMFLVGMAGVLIGDSIVFLIGRIYGVRVLQIPMISRIVTPERFAKVQDKIARYGNWVTFMARFMPGLRMPIYLTAGTSDRISFYRFVALDFMAAIVSVPVWVYLGYFGAYNFDTLMRWVHNGQLTVLGLLGTVLILFGIAYWIRKKRS, encoded by the coding sequence ATGGAATTTTTAAATATTCTCGTTAATATCTTTTCCGAATACGGATACGTTGCCGTCTTTTTAGTGTTGATTCTTTGCGGTTTCGGACTTCCGGTTCCCGAAGACATCTCCTTGGTTTCCGGCGGAGTGATCGCGGGTTTCGGAAAAGCGGACCCTCACTTTATGTTTCTCGTTGGTATGGCCGGGGTTTTGATCGGAGACAGCATCGTTTTTTTGATCGGAAGAATTTACGGCGTACGCGTTCTTCAGATTCCTATGATTTCGCGAATCGTAACGCCGGAACGTTTCGCCAAGGTTCAGGACAAAATTGCGCGTTATGGAAACTGGGTCACATTTATGGCTCGTTTTATGCCGGGACTCAGAATGCCGATCTATCTTACCGCGGGAACCTCGGATCGAATTTCTTTTTATCGTTTTGTAGCTTTGGATTTTATGGCCGCCATCGTTTCCGTACCGGTTTGGGTTTATCTCGGTTACTTCGGAGCGTATAACTTCGATACTTTAATGCGTTGGGTCCACAATGGTCAACTAACGGTTCTCGGACTTTTGGGAACGGTTCTTATACTTTTCGGAATCGCGTATTGGATTCGAAAGAAACGTTCCTGA
- a CDS encoding cysteine desulfurase family protein has translation MSKKIRYFDYNATHPPFGDVLVEIQKDYLSDFYNPSGATRFSLGRQGKIEEARKTLESYTGKPAKEFVFSSTGTEANHLLAQAIRGKFGGSAIVSSLEHSSMYSALEFAGFEFRKIRSNPNGQIDLNHLEELLRENPAPIFVLHVANESGVIQPLEKIHAISVKYSVPIFSDLMQSFGKLEIPFERLDGFTFSGHKIGAGMGASGTWVRSDLVSEKEFAIFHGGNQENNHRAGTENSPSILALSEVLKRRIPEQNRLSELLKKYQTRIETVLEECGCTLVGKESNRISSTSFCILPTEDVDFFMMGMEESGFVVSTGSSCKSRSREPAPSLLSMGYTEEEALRAIRISTGWFTTEEEVEELCIHIQKVLRALTDDL, from the coding sequence ATGTCGAAGAAGATTCGTTATTTTGATTATAACGCGACACATCCACCCTTCGGCGATGTGCTCGTAGAAATCCAAAAAGACTATCTTTCCGATTTTTACAATCCTTCCGGCGCGACCCGTTTTTCTTTGGGAAGACAGGGTAAGATCGAGGAAGCCCGCAAAACCTTAGAATCTTATACGGGTAAACCCGCAAAGGAATTCGTTTTTTCCTCAACGGGAACCGAGGCGAATCACTTGCTCGCTCAGGCGATCCGAGGAAAGTTCGGAGGTTCCGCGATTGTTTCTTCCTTAGAACATTCTTCCATGTATTCCGCGCTTGAGTTTGCCGGATTCGAATTTCGAAAAATCCGTTCTAATCCAAACGGACAAATCGACTTAAATCACTTGGAAGAATTGTTACGGGAGAATCCGGCGCCGATTTTTGTTCTGCACGTCGCCAACGAATCCGGGGTGATTCAACCTCTTGAAAAAATACATGCAATTTCCGTAAAATATTCCGTACCGATTTTTTCGGATCTGATGCAATCCTTCGGAAAGTTGGAAATCCCATTCGAACGTTTGGACGGATTCACATTTTCCGGTCACAAGATCGGTGCGGGTATGGGCGCTTCGGGAACCTGGGTTCGTTCCGACTTGGTTTCCGAAAAGGAATTCGCGATCTTTCACGGTGGGAATCAGGAGAACAATCACAGGGCCGGAACCGAAAATTCTCCCTCTATATTAGCACTTTCTGAAGTTCTAAAACGAAGAATTCCGGAGCAAAATCGGCTTTCGGAGCTGTTAAAAAAATACCAAACGCGGATCGAAACCGTTCTGGAAGAATGCGGTTGTACATTGGTTGGAAAGGAATCGAACAGAATCTCGAGCACTTCGTTTTGTATTCTCCCCACGGAAGACGTGGACTTCTTTATGATGGGAATGGAAGAATCCGGTTTTGTTGTTTCCACGGGTTCTTCCTGCAAATCCAGATCTAGAGAACCGGCGCCTTCTCTCTTATCCATGGGTTACACCGAAGAAGAAGCCTTACGAGCGATCCGAATTTCTACCGGTTGGTTTACGACCGAAGAGGAAGTGGAAGAACTTTGCATTCACATTCAAAAAGTTTTGCGAGCGCTCACAGACGATTTATAG
- the fsa gene encoding fructose-6-phosphate aldolase, protein MELYLDTANIDEIKEIASYGLVDGVTTNPSIIAKSGRSFKEVIKEICSIVPGPVSAEVLSTQYDGMMKEALELVEIAENVVIKVPLIPEGLKTVVELTKRNIPTNVTLCFSAPQALLAAKAGATFISPFIGRVDDTSWDGMELISEIREIYDNYGYDTRILAASIRGPMHLKESALRGADCATMPHSAFLQLFKHPLTDIGLEKFIEDSKKLKW, encoded by the coding sequence GTGGAATTATATTTAGATACCGCAAACATAGACGAAATTAAAGAAATCGCATCCTACGGACTTGTAGACGGCGTTACAACAAATCCTTCGATCATCGCAAAATCCGGAAGAAGTTTCAAAGAAGTCATCAAAGAAATTTGTTCCATCGTTCCCGGACCGGTGAGCGCGGAAGTTCTTTCCACACAATACGATGGAATGATGAAAGAAGCTCTCGAGCTCGTTGAGATTGCAGAAAACGTAGTCATCAAGGTTCCTTTGATTCCGGAAGGACTCAAAACCGTAGTGGAACTTACCAAAAGAAACATTCCAACCAACGTAACACTTTGTTTCTCGGCTCCCCAAGCTCTTCTCGCCGCAAAAGCCGGAGCTACTTTCATTTCTCCTTTTATCGGTAGAGTAGATGATACGAGCTGGGACGGAATGGAATTGATTTCCGAGATCCGAGAAATCTACGACAACTACGGATACGACACGAGAATTCTCGCGGCTTCCATCCGTGGACCTATGCATTTAAAAGAATCCGCGCTTCGCGGTGCGGACTGTGCTACTATGCCTCATTCCGCGTTCCTTCAACTTTTCAAACATCCGTTAACCGACATCGGACTTGAAAAGTTCATCGAAGATTCTAAAAAGCTGAAATGGTAA
- the purN gene encoding phosphoribosylglycinamide formyltransferase — protein sequence MASLFTKPKKKIVFLASGRGSNLKAVLQNIKSGKIKGIAQALICDSPEAKALDVALEFKVPSHVLNFASFTDKSEYHKKLINLLTELEPDLIVTAGYMKILKSPVIQAFPNRIINIHPSLLPAFPGLNAQKQAFEYGVKIAGCTAHFVDEGVDSGPVILQGTVKIEEGMSERDLTLEILKEEHKILPLAVQYFCENRLKIQNRKVSIQ from the coding sequence TTGGCAAGCCTGTTTACAAAACCAAAAAAAAAGATCGTGTTCCTGGCCTCCGGGAGAGGCTCCAATCTCAAGGCGGTTCTACAGAACATCAAGAGCGGAAAAATCAAAGGAATCGCACAAGCCCTGATCTGCGACAGCCCCGAGGCGAAGGCTTTGGACGTCGCGCTCGAGTTTAAGGTTCCTTCTCACGTTTTGAATTTCGCGTCCTTTACGGACAAATCGGAATACCACAAAAAACTCATCAATCTTCTTACCGAACTCGAACCGGATCTGATCGTGACGGCGGGTTATATGAAGATTCTAAAATCCCCCGTGATCCAGGCGTTCCCGAATCGAATCATCAACATCCATCCTTCTCTCCTTCCAGCATTTCCGGGTTTGAATGCGCAAAAACAAGCCTTTGAATACGGAGTGAAAATCGCGGGTTGTACGGCTCATTTTGTGGACGAAGGAGTCGATTCCGGTCCGGTGATTCTTCAAGGAACCGTGAAAATCGAGGAAGGAATGTCGGAAAGAGATTTGACTTTAGAGATTCTCAAAGAGGAACATAAAATCCTGCCGCTCGCGGTTCAATACTTTTGCGAGAATCGGCTTAAGATCCAAAATAGAAAGGTCAGCATTCAATAA
- a CDS encoding LIC11661 family lipoprotein: MKRFYLLFLLPVFSLLIGCPHYSTTRLISTPPTLISIVPIATGYELRLRAGNPELLFRGYRLYVANTENDSRFPADLNTGIDCMNGLLNLIPNQPLEYSIELSPSTGPLAAVGTGENANRICKMNVTLTSGQYLTLRSEVLVISVRNGAASGFVFSMPSNSLKVP; encoded by the coding sequence TTGAAACGTTTTTATCTTTTATTTCTACTTCCAGTGTTTTCGCTTTTAATCGGATGTCCTCATTATTCCACAACAAGGTTGATTTCGACTCCGCCGACTTTGATCAGCATCGTTCCGATCGCGACCGGTTACGAACTCAGACTCAGAGCCGGAAACCCGGAATTACTTTTTCGCGGATATCGATTGTATGTAGCCAATACGGAAAATGATTCCCGATTTCCCGCGGATCTCAATACCGGAATCGATTGTATGAACGGACTTCTCAATTTGATTCCGAATCAACCGCTCGAATATTCGATCGAATTGAGCCCGAGCACCGGACCACTTGCGGCGGTCGGAACCGGAGAAAACGCAAACCGAATCTGTAAGATGAATGTGACCTTGACCTCGGGTCAGTATTTGACCTTACGTTCCGAGGTATTGGTGATCAGCGTTCGAAACGGAGCCGCGTCCGGTTTCGTTTTTTCGATGCCTTCCAATTCCCTTAAGGTTCCTTAA
- the purH gene encoding bifunctional phosphoribosylaminoimidazolecarboxamide formyltransferase/IMP cyclohydrolase — MIQIKRALISVSDKSGLVEFAQFLNQSGVEIISTGGTLKLLKDNGIAAIAIDDYTGFPEILDGRVKTLHPKVHGGLLGVTSNPAHKQKMEELKIPKIDLVVVNLYPFLKTVSKPGVQLEEAIENIDIGGPSMIRSAAKNYKHTLVLTDPNDYKEVQTLIASGGVSEEVAAGYMRKAFSHTAMYDTAISSWFNKQAGDVFPDVLNLSFLKKQKLRYGENPHQAAAFYEPLFVKSDFSPLQGKELSFNNMLDFDAAFHISSLLPENTVCIIKHLNPCGIAYADDPLEAYQLARRTDPISAFGGVIGIKGIVNGELANLITENFVEGVIAQKFSSEALEIFSKKPNIRLIEIEDFKEALDELDLRPIHHGLLIQDRDYTTITEKDLKVVTKKQPTPDDIRGLMFAWSCVRFIKSNAIVYTEENATLGIGAGQMSRVDSVQLGANKALNVGLSVVGSYVASDAFFPFRDGIDALAKAGAKAIIQPGGSVRDAEVIQAADEHGLIMVFTGMRHFRH, encoded by the coding sequence ATGATACAAATCAAAAGAGCACTTATCTCCGTCAGCGATAAATCCGGTTTAGTGGAATTCGCCCAATTTCTAAATCAAAGCGGCGTTGAAATCATTTCCACCGGCGGAACCTTAAAACTTTTAAAAGACAACGGGATCGCGGCGATTGCGATCGACGACTACACCGGTTTTCCGGAAATCCTGGACGGAAGAGTCAAAACCCTGCATCCGAAAGTGCACGGAGGTTTGCTCGGAGTCACTTCCAATCCCGCTCATAAACAGAAGATGGAAGAATTAAAGATTCCTAAAATAGATTTGGTCGTGGTGAACTTATATCCGTTTTTAAAAACCGTTTCGAAACCGGGCGTTCAATTGGAAGAAGCGATCGAGAATATCGACATCGGCGGACCTTCCATGATTCGAAGCGCGGCTAAGAATTACAAACACACGTTAGTTCTTACCGATCCGAACGATTACAAGGAAGTGCAAACCCTCATCGCATCGGGCGGGGTTTCGGAAGAAGTCGCCGCGGGTTATATGAGAAAGGCATTTTCTCATACGGCGATGTATGACACCGCGATTTCTTCCTGGTTCAACAAACAAGCCGGAGATGTTTTCCCGGACGTTCTCAATCTTTCTTTCCTAAAAAAACAAAAACTCAGATACGGAGAAAATCCTCATCAAGCCGCCGCTTTCTACGAACCTCTTTTTGTGAAGAGCGACTTTTCCCCTTTGCAGGGAAAAGAATTGTCGTTTAACAATATGTTGGATTTCGACGCGGCCTTTCATATCTCGAGTCTACTTCCCGAAAACACGGTCTGCATCATCAAACATCTCAATCCTTGCGGAATCGCATACGCGGACGACCCGTTGGAAGCGTATCAACTCGCAAGAAGAACCGATCCTATCTCCGCGTTCGGCGGCGTGATCGGAATCAAAGGAATCGTAAACGGAGAATTGGCGAACCTCATCACGGAAAATTTCGTAGAAGGTGTGATCGCGCAGAAGTTTTCCTCCGAAGCTCTTGAAATTTTTTCCAAAAAACCGAACATCCGTTTGATCGAAATCGAGGATTTCAAAGAGGCTCTCGACGAATTGGATCTAAGACCGATCCATCACGGTTTGCTCATACAGGATCGTGACTACACGACGATCACAGAAAAAGATCTGAAAGTAGTCACTAAAAAACAACCTACACCCGATGATATTCGTGGTTTGATGTTCGCTTGGTCTTGTGTTCGTTTTATCAAGTCCAACGCGATCGTTTATACGGAAGAAAACGCAACGCTTGGAATCGGCGCGGGACAAATGTCCAGAGTCGACTCGGTGCAGTTAGGCGCCAACAAGGCGTTGAACGTAGGACTTTCCGTGGTTGGTTCTTATGTTGCGAGCGACGCATTCTTTCCGTTTCGAGACGGAATCGACGCGCTTGCAAAAGCGGGAGCGAAGGCGATCATCCAACCGGGCGGTTCGGTTCGGGACGCGGAAGTCATTCAGGCGGCCGACGAACACGGACTCATTATGGTATTTACGGGGATGAGGCACTTCAGACACTGA
- a CDS encoding LA_2272/LA_2273 family lipoprotein produces MKHNYFRIFQTSFKRSLILGLSLSLFACGVTGFASEHSFVRVPVKTETEVIHVNLLHGEVKKLYGVNIGTVNKINERLIGLQFGGANLSDGKTYGAQVGLLYNSAKSGGFSIQVGFANNVEEGGAGTQLGFYNRGVNGGYYVTGGIYNKGNSGLTIGLINNESLGVNIGGFNYGYGVNVGAINSGKGLSIGAINIGDDGNLQFGILNFCTEGPFPIMIVLNYCSKPESEKTETKPAATKVDTKIAPEPAPAKK; encoded by the coding sequence ATGAAACATAACTATTTTAGAATATTCCAAACTTCTTTCAAACGTTCGTTGATTCTCGGGTTATCCCTTTCGCTTTTTGCCTGCGGAGTGACCGGATTTGCGAGCGAACATTCCTTTGTTCGAGTTCCCGTGAAAACGGAAACCGAGGTCATTCATGTAAACCTTCTTCACGGAGAAGTGAAAAAGTTATACGGGGTCAACATCGGTACTGTAAACAAGATCAACGAAAGATTGATCGGACTTCAATTTGGAGGAGCCAATCTCTCCGATGGAAAGACATACGGCGCGCAAGTGGGACTCCTTTATAATTCCGCGAAATCGGGAGGATTTTCGATCCAAGTCGGTTTCGCCAATAACGTAGAAGAAGGCGGAGCCGGAACCCAGCTCGGATTTTACAACCGAGGGGTGAACGGAGGTTATTACGTTACGGGTGGAATTTACAACAAAGGAAACAGCGGGCTTACGATCGGATTGATCAACAACGAAAGTTTAGGTGTAAACATCGGCGGTTTCAATTACGGCTACGGAGTCAACGTCGGTGCGATCAATTCCGGAAAGGGTTTGAGCATCGGTGCGATCAATATCGGCGACGACGGCAATCTGCAATTCGGAATCTTAAACTTCTGCACCGAAGGACCGTTTCCGATCATGATCGTATTAAACTATTGTTCCAAACCGGAATCGGAAAAAACGGAAACAAAACCGGCGGCCACAAAAGTGGATACAAAGATCGCACCCGAACCCGCACCGGCTAAAAAATAA
- the fliS gene encoding flagellar export chaperone FliS, translated as MSLARKSTATVEQYKSNEISTVSQGKLIVMLYDGAIRFLNIALENNTPRKYDVVNNHILKAGEIVTELMLALNLEQGGEVANNLLGIYVYIKKRLLEANMKKDSEIIQEIIKYMEDLKSAWEEIEKKEKSNVVSAPFQGSRGSGLSIQG; from the coding sequence ATGTCACTTGCCAGAAAATCCACAGCGACCGTTGAACAATATAAATCCAACGAAATCTCGACTGTCAGCCAGGGAAAACTCATCGTCATGCTCTATGACGGGGCGATTCGTTTTTTAAATATCGCTCTGGAGAATAATACTCCCCGGAAATACGATGTGGTTAACAATCATATCCTCAAAGCCGGTGAGATCGTAACGGAACTCATGCTTGCACTCAACCTGGAACAAGGTGGAGAAGTGGCGAACAACCTTTTAGGAATCTACGTTTACATCAAAAAACGTCTTCTTGAAGCGAACATGAAAAAGGATTCCGAAATCATTCAAGAAATCATCAAATACATGGAAGATCTCAAATCCGCTTGGGAAGAAATCGAGAAAAAAGAAAAGTCCAACGTCGTTTCTGCGCCGTTTCAAGGAAGCCGCGGAAGCGGTTTATCCATTCAGGGGTAA
- a CDS encoding LA_2272/LA_2273 family lipoprotein, with amino-acid sequence MKLIQKFILYSFIILLYLAIVRCGVALTPKATVKLPPSTKTEILRLNLLYGDSDDIYGLNLGIANVVQNHLIGIQIGVVNGAERATGIQIGAVNNATATWSLLKIGLFNLNFFLDSGRRQPRDTPESIERRIKGDAGFSVGLVNLASGRYNVGLFNYGYGWNVGFVNWNGEDSGVSMGAVNLGEKENFQIGILNFCKEGLLPVMILVNYCSSSPNKNSDTSQKISDPNAK; translated from the coding sequence ATGAAATTGATTCAAAAATTCATACTTTATAGTTTTATAATTTTATTATATTTAGCGATCGTTCGTTGCGGAGTCGCACTCACTCCTAAGGCAACCGTAAAACTTCCGCCTTCGACAAAAACCGAAATTCTCAGACTCAATCTACTCTACGGAGATTCCGACGATATCTACGGCTTAAATCTTGGAATCGCGAATGTCGTTCAAAACCATTTAATCGGAATCCAGATCGGGGTCGTAAACGGAGCGGAAAGAGCGACCGGAATTCAAATCGGTGCGGTCAATAACGCAACGGCCACTTGGAGTCTTTTGAAAATCGGTCTTTTCAATTTAAACTTCTTTTTGGATTCGGGAAGGCGACAACCGAGAGATACTCCGGAGAGTATCGAAAGACGAATCAAAGGGGATGCTGGTTTTTCAGTCGGTCTCGTCAATCTTGCGAGCGGTCGATACAACGTCGGACTCTTTAATTACGGTTACGGATGGAATGTCGGGTTCGTCAATTGGAACGGAGAAGATTCCGGTGTTTCTATGGGGGCCGTCAACCTCGGCGAAAAGGAAAATTTTCAAATCGGAATTCTAAACTTCTGCAAAGAAGGCCTACTTCCCGTGATGATCCTCGTGAACTACTGCTCTTCGAGTCCGAACAAAAACTCCGACACGAGCCAAAAAATATCCGATCCGAACGCTAAATAA